DNA from Candidatus Stoquefichus sp. SB1:
TAATTGAAGATATAAGGAGGATTAAATGAGAAAGGCATTATGTGTTGGAATTGATAACTATAAGAAAATCAACGATTTACATGGATGTGTTAATGATGCGAATGGGGTGAAAGCAGCATTAGAAAGGAATGGTGATGGAACACTAAATTTTTCTACAAAGCTTCTATGTGCAACAAGTGAAGCATCTTATATTACTAGAGAGGATTTGAAAGATGCAGTTCAAAATCTTTTTAGAGATGAATCTGAAGTAGCTGTTTTTTATTATGCTGGGCATGGTTCTTATGATGCACTTGGTGGATATCTATGCACTAGTGAAGTGGAAAGAGAGGATCAAGGATTATCATTAAACGATCTTATGGGGATAGTATCCGACTCACCTGCACATAACAAAATTGTAATACTTGATAGTTGTTTTAGTGGGCGAGTTGCAAATTTGAAAGAAATGCAAAATTATTCGGTGCTACATAATGGAACAACTATTTTAGCAGCATGTGATGAAAATCAGTATTCGTCAGAAGAAAATGGGCATGGTGTTTTTACATCATTGTTGATTGAGGCATTATATGGTGGAGCAATGAATCTGCTTGGCGAGGTTTCTCCTGGTAGTATTTATTCTTATATAGATAGTTCTTTGGGAGGATGGGAACAACGACCTGTGTTTAAGGCAAATATAAAGCAGTTTGTTTCACTTAGAAAAAATAATCCACCAATTGCAATTGATGAGTTGCGTCGCATTACGGAATTTTTTAAAACACCATATAATGAATATGAATTGGATCCCACGTATGAACATGATAAACATGAAGCTGATATTAAGGATGTAAATTTGGAACATGAAAAAATATTTTCTATTTTGCAAAAATATGTGAAGTTAAATTTAGTAATACCAGTAAATGCTGATCACATGTATTATGCAGCAATAAATCATAAATCATGTAAATTAACAGCTCAAGGACAGCATTATTGGAATCTAGTACATAAAGGTAATATTTAAAAGATATTTATGATGTTATATTGCTATATATGATATGCATACAAATTATAGCTATTTAAACATAAAAAATTTAAAAAGGAAGAGGTATAAATATGGAAAAAAAGAATGTATTCATAAGTCATCGTTGGGACTACAAGGAGGATTATGAAAAGATTAGTGCTGTATTAGACAGATCGAAATATGATGTATCTGATCGTTCGGTTGAAAGTTCTGATCCTTTAGTTGGAACGAAAAAAGAAGTGACTGATGCGATAAAAGGAAAGATTGATAGTGCTAGTGTGATTCTTGCCCCAGCACGTCCAGCAGCAGTTACAGTAGGTAGCATGGGACTTAAAGAAATTAAATATGCAACAAGTAAAGGAAAAAAGATTATAGCAGTGGACACTGGAACAACAACTAGTGTAGCATCTTTTTGGGCTGATAATGATATTAAAGTTGTTGCATGTAGAAAAGATAGTATAGAAAACGCAATAGGATAAAAGAATTTGTACTCTATAATGGACAATAATTAAGTAAAAAAAGAAAGAAGAAATCAATCACTTATGAATTTAAGTAATTGATTTCTTCTTTTTTTGATATTTTAGAACGACAAAAAGAAAAATGAATATAGTTAAAATAGTTTATTTTCTATTGTCTGGAATATATTCTACAATATCAAATAAATCACATTCTAAAATATTGCACAATCTATCTAATGTAGATGTATATACAACTTGATTTTTTCTTAGACGATGTAACTGTGATGTGCTAATTCCATATTCTCTTATTAAAGAATTTTGGGAAATGTTCTTGCTTTTTAAATACTTCCATAAACGATCGTAAATAATCATATTGATACTCTCCTGTAATATAATTCTTGTCTTTTCTTTATTATTACAGTAAAATTAGATTGTAGATATGTCTTTAATCAGACATAGTAAATGACTGTATTATGAGAAGGGAGGATAGTTATGTGTATTGCATAGCTAAAATAAATGAAAAAGAAAGAATTATATGCTGATGAAAAGTATTATAAAAGTATTCTTAATAAGCTAAATCAGTATGTTGAGAAACTAAAAACAAAACCAGATGCTCAAGATTATATTTCATGAAGTAGTACATTTAGTATAGTTGAATTAGAGTATAGAGTATCAACATTTTTGAAAGTCTTAGAATTGGAGGAATATATTAAAAACAGAGATATTGCATATTCAGTTACTAGGTTAATTTGCGCTGAAGCATTAGAGCAACTTGCTGAACCTTTATTGGAAAAAAGATTAAAAGAGAGAATAGACTTCATTAATAAAAATATAGAAGATATTCAAATTACAAAAGATGATATATTAGGTAATGATTTACCTGAAAAATATACTGAGTCAGAATATGCAATATTAGGGTTAACATATGAACAAGTATCACCACTAGAATTATTTGAAGATTTTATATCTTTTTATAATATTGCTTTTTCTATTGGTGATGATACACACTTATTTAAATATCATTTTTCAAGAGATACACCAATTGAAAATTTTGATGATGAAAATAAAAAGTGGTATTATACAAATAATTTAGAAGAAATGATATATCATTTTTCTAAGAAACTTATGGATGGAGTGGTCAAAAATATAATTGATAATATGAGTTTGAATAATAATCCAATTACTTTGTCATTTGATGAATATGTAGATATGAATTACCTACATAGATGTAAATCTCCTAAAGAAATATATGGGTACTTAAAATCTATTGATCTAGCTAAATTAAGTTTACCATTACATTATCTATATCTTTTGTTAGAGTTTGATAAAATGACTATATTCAAAGATCAAAAATTAATGTTAAAGATTTCAGATGCATTGAAACTAGAAAAGCAAGATGAGGAAAAGGGGTATAGCTATCCAGTAATTAGAAAAGTTTTCAGCAATTGTTTCTGAGGACTAAATTAACCATATGTTTATGAATTGTTTTCAAGATATTATAGATTATATTGGCACAATCATTGAAATAATTAGTGTTTTCTATTTATATAATTGATTATGTATATTTTATAATGTTTATTCTATTTATATAAAGGAAAACATTTTGTAATTCGTTCTCAATTGCTTTGTTTTCATATAAAATATATTCAACAAAGTAGAGGAGAATATATATATGATCGTTGATTATAAGGCAATAGGTAAAAGAATTAAAATAGCAAGAATTCGTAAGGGGATTAGTCAGGAAGAAACTGCTGAATTAAGTAGTATTTCATCAAGACATATGAGTAATATAGAGACAGGTAGAACTAAGCCAAGTTTACCAACATTAATTGCTATTGCAAATGCATTAGATACATCAGTAGATTATTTCTTGTGTGATAATGTTGTCAAGTCAGGATATGTGTTTAAAGAGGAAGCAAACAAATTATTTTCGGATTGTGATGATTATGAAATGAGAATAATCATGAATATTATCTTAGCGACTAAAGAATCATTAAGACAAGAAATTGATATTAGAAAGAGATTATTAGA
Protein-coding regions in this window:
- a CDS encoding helix-turn-helix domain-containing protein; amino-acid sequence: MIIYDRLWKYLKSKNISQNSLIREYGISTSQLHRLRKNQVVYTSTLDRLCNILECDLFDIVEYIPDNRK
- a CDS encoding helix-turn-helix domain-containing protein, yielding MIVDYKAIGKRIKIARIRKGISQEETAELSSISSRHMSNIETGRTKPSLPTLIAIANALDTSVDYFLCDNVVKSGYVFKEEANKLFSDCDDYEMRIIMNIILATKESLRQEIDIRKRLLEN
- a CDS encoding caspase family protein; this encodes MRKALCVGIDNYKKINDLHGCVNDANGVKAALERNGDGTLNFSTKLLCATSEASYITREDLKDAVQNLFRDESEVAVFYYAGHGSYDALGGYLCTSEVEREDQGLSLNDLMGIVSDSPAHNKIVILDSCFSGRVANLKEMQNYSVLHNGTTILAACDENQYSSEENGHGVFTSLLIEALYGGAMNLLGEVSPGSIYSYIDSSLGGWEQRPVFKANIKQFVSLRKNNPPIAIDELRRITEFFKTPYNEYELDPTYEHDKHEADIKDVNLEHEKIFSILQKYVKLNLVIPVNADHMYYAAINHKSCKLTAQGQHYWNLVHKGNI